A single genomic interval of Phocoena sinus isolate mPhoSin1 chromosome 15, mPhoSin1.pri, whole genome shotgun sequence harbors:
- the FZD9 gene encoding frizzled-9 yields MAVPPLRRALLLWQLLAAGGAALEIGRFDPERGRGPAPCQAVEIPMCRGIGYNLTRMPNLLGHTSQGEAAAELAEFAPLVQYGCHSHLRFFLCSLYAPMCTDQVSTPIPACRPMCEQARLRCAPIMEQFNFGWPDSLDCARLPTRNDPHALCMEAPENATAGPAEPHKGLGMLPVAPRPARPPGDAILGAAGGTCENPEKFQYVEKSRSCAPRCGPGVEVFWSRRDKDFALVWMAVWSALCFFSTAFTVLTFLLEPHRFQYPERPIIFLSMCYNVYSLAFLIRAVAGAQSVACDQEAGALYVIQEGLENTGCTLVFLLLYYFGMASSLWWVVLTLTWFLAAGKKWGHEAIEAHGSYFHMAAWGLPALKTIVILTLRKVAGDELTGLCYVASMDAGALTGFVLVPLSCYLVLGTSFLLTGFVALFHIRKIMKTGGTNTEKLEKLMVKIGVFSILYTVPATCVIVCYVYERLNMDFWRLRATEQPCSAATTPGGWRDCSLQGGSVPTVAVFMLKIFMSLVVGITSGVWVWSSKTFQTWQSLCHRKMAAGRARVKTCRAPGGYGRGTHCHYKAPTVVLHMTKTDPSLENPTHL; encoded by the coding sequence ATGGCCGTGCCGCCGCTCCGCCGGGCGCTGCTGCTGTGGCAGCTGCTGGCGGCGGGCGGCGCGGCGCTGGAGATCGGCCGCTTCGACCCGGAGCGCGGGCGCGGGCCGGCGCCGTGCCAGGCGGTGGAGATCCCCATGTGCCGCGGCATCGGCTACAACCTGACCCGCATGCCCAACCTGCTGGGCCACACGTCGCAGGGCGAGGCGGCCGCCGAGCTGGCCGAGTTCGCGCCTCTCGTGCAGTACGGCTGCCACAGCCACCTGCGCTTCTTCCTGTGCTCGCTCTACGCGCCCATGTGCACCGACCAGGTCTCGACGCCCATCCCCGCTTGCCGGCCCATGTGCGAGCAGGCGCGCCTGCGCTGCGCGCCCATCATGGAGCAGTTCAACTTCGGCTGGCCGGACTCGCTGGACTGCGCCAGGCTGCCCACGCGCAACGACCCGCACGCGCTCTGCATGGAGGCGCCCGAGAATGCCACGGCCGGCCCCGCCGAGCCCCACAAGGGCCTCGGCATGCTGCCCGTGGCGCCGCGGCCCGCGCGGCCCCCCGGCGACGCCATCCTAGGCGCCGCCGGCGGCACCTGTGAGAACCCCGAGAAGTTCCAGTACGTGGAGAAGAGCCGCTCGTGCGCGCCGCGCTGCGGGCCGGGCGTCGAGGTGTTCTGGTCGCGGCGCGACAAGGACTTCGCGCTCGTCTGGATGGCCGTGTGGTCGGCGCTGTGCTTCTTCTCCACTGCCTTCACCGTGCTCACCTTCTTGCTGGAACCTCACCGCTTCCAGTACCCGGAGCGCCCCATCATTTTCCTTTCCATGTGCTACAACGTCTACTCGCTAGCCTTCCTCATCCGGGCTGTGGCTGGGGCCCAGAGCGTGGCTTGTGACCAGGAGGCGGGTGCGCTCTACGTGATCCAGGAGGGCCTGGAGAACACGGGCTGCACCCTCGTCTTCCTGCTGCTCTACTACTTCGGCATGGCCAGCTCGCTGTGGTGGGTGGTGCTGACCCTCACCTGGTTCCTGGCGGCCGGCAAGAAGTGGGGCCACGAGGCCATTGAGGCCCACGGCAGCTACTTCCACATGGCAGCCTGGGGGCTGCCGGCTCTCAAGACCATCGTTATCCTGACTCTGCGCAAGGTGGCAGGGGATGAGCTGACCGGGCTCTGTTACGTGGCCAGCATGGATGCGGGGGCACTCACGGGCTTCGTGCTGGTACCCCTCTCCTGCTACCTGGTGCTGGGCACGAGCTTCCTCCTGACCGGCTTTGTGGCCCTCTTCCACATCCGCAAGATCATGAAGACAGGGGGCACCAACACGGAGAAGCTGGAGAAGCTCATGGTCAAGATTGGGGTCTTCTCCATCCTCTACACTGTGCCCGCCACCTGCGTCATTGTGTGCTACGTCTATGAACGCCTCAACATGGACTTCTGGCGCTTGCGGGCCACAGAGCAGCCCTGCTCGGCAGCCACCACGCCCGGCGGCTGGAGGGACTGCTCGCTGCAAGGGGGCTCAGTGCCCACAGTGGCTGTCTTTATGCTGAAAATCTTCATGTCGCTGGTGGTGGGCATCACCAGCGGCGTCTGGGTATGGAGCTCCAAGACTTTCCAGACCTGGCAGAGCCTGTGCCACCGCAAGATGGCAGCTGGCCGGGCACGGGTAAAGACCTGCCGGGCCCCCGGGGGCTATGGCCGTGGCACCCACTGCCACTATAAGGCCCCCACCGTGGTCTTGCACATGACTAAGACGGAtccttctctggagaaccccacACACCTCTAG